A genomic stretch from Candidatus Acidiferrales bacterium includes:
- a CDS encoding dihydrofolate reductase family protein, translating to MKHNLIDEYHLSIHPLVLGSGSRLFPDGSPFSALKLIDSKITTTGVIMATYRPTSGQE from the coding sequence ATGAAGCACAATTTGATCGACGAGTACCACCTTTCCATTCACCCATTGGTTCTCGGATCGGGAAGCCGCCTCTTTCCGGATGGCAGCCCATTTTCTGCCCTTAAGCTGATCGACAGTAAGATTACGACAACCGGAGTGATAATGGCAACCTATCGACCAACTTCTGGGCAGGAGTGA
- a CDS encoding YciI family protein, with product MKYICLGYMDEKIFEEFSESERSNFVDQCFSYDEELKRTGRYVGGEALQPALNAATLRIKNGRVSVTDGPFAETKEQIGGIMILEADDLNHAIQLMSKHPSLALNKGGGCWEIRPAADLSAMIEESEKRRGEKEQDVP from the coding sequence ATGAAATACATTTGTCTTGGTTACATGGACGAAAAAATTTTCGAGGAATTTTCCGAAAGCGAACGGAGTAATTTTGTGGATCAGTGTTTTTCGTATGATGAAGAGCTGAAGAGAACCGGCCGTTACGTCGGCGGCGAAGCTCTTCAACCTGCACTGAACGCGGCCACCTTACGAATCAAGAATGGCCGCGTGTCGGTCACGGATGGGCCGTTCGCCGAAACGAAAGAACAGATCGGTGGAATCATGATACTTGAGGCGGACGACCTGAACCATGCAATACAGCTTATGTCGAAACATCCGTCGCTCGCTCTTAATAAAGGAGGAGGATGTTGGGAGATTCGGCCCGCCGCCGATCTAAGCGCGATGATTGAGGAAAGCGAGAAAAGACGCGGTGAAAAGGAACAGGATGTGCCGTGA